The stretch of DNA TATTCAAAAAATAAATATTAAAATACCTTTTCCACAAGCTTTAGTTTTATGTCCTACAAGAGAACTATGCATACAAATAACTCGTGATATTTCTCGTTTTTCACAACATAATCCATTGATAAAAATCATTTCTTTATATGGAGGTGTTAGTATAGATATTCAAATAAAATCTTTAAAAAAAGAGAATCATATAATAGTAGGAACTCCAGGAAGACTTGTTGACTTGTTGATAAAAAGAAAAAAATTAAATTTTGATAAAATTAAATATTTAGTTCTTGATGAAGCAGATGAAATGCTTAATATGGGTTTTAAAGAGGAACTAGATATAATAATAAAAAAATTACCTAAAAAAAGACAAAGCTTACTATTTTCAGCAACAATGTCTAAATATATGAATGAGATAGCTCGTAATTATTTAAAAAGTCCAATAGAAGAAATAATTACTGGGAAAAAAAATATTGCTTCTGAAAATGTAAAACATATCTACTATACTGTAGACAGTAAAAATAAAAAATATTTGGTATTAAAAAGAATTGTGGATATTAATCCAAATATTTATGGAATAATATTTTGTAGTACTAAAAAAGAAACTCAAGAAATAGCAGGATATCTTATAAAAGATGGTTATCATGCTGATGCTTTACATGGAGACTTATCACAATTACAGCGTGAATCTGTTATGAATAAGTTTAGAAATAAAAATTTACAATTTATAGTAGCTACAGATGTAGCATCACGTGGATTAGATATTAATAATATAACTCACATTATAAATTACAGCATACCAAAAGAAAGTGAAATTTATGTTCATAGAAGTGGACGAACTGGTAGAGCTGGTAATCAAGGCATTTCTGTTTGTATAATACATTCAAGAGAATATAAAAATTTGAAGGAATTTGAAAAAAAAATTGGAAAGTATTTTAATCGCGTTATGATTCCTACTGGAAAAGAAATATGTGAAAAACAATTATTACATTTTATAGAAAAAGTTAAAAAAGTCGTTATAGATGAAATATCTATGAAAAAATTTCTACCTGAAATACAAAAAGAATTAGAATTGTTTAATAAAGAAGAATTAATAAAACGTTTTTCTTGGATTGAATTTAATCGTTTTATTACTTATTATAAAGATTCCAAAGATGAGGCTCCAATTAAAATTAATCATCATAGATTTAATAATCTTCCTTATAGGAAGACCTCTCACCTAAAATCAAAAAAGGAATATTTTTCTAAACTTTTTCTTAATATAGGATATAAAGATAATTTAACAAAATTAGGATTAATAAATTTGATTAATAAAGCAGTTAATCATTCACGAATTAATATTGGACATATAGAAATTTCATCTAATTTTTCATTATTTGAAGTAGAAAAACGTTATAGAAATAAAATATTAATAGGAATAAGTAGAATAAATCATTTTGGAAAACCTATTTCTATAGAAATAAAAAATTAAAATTTTTCTTAATTTATGGCAGGAAATACTTTTGGATCTCTATTTAAAGTTAGTACTTTTGGAGAAAGTCATGGTAAAGCTCTTGGAGGTATTATTGATGGATGTCCAGCAGGAGTAGAGTTAAATATTGAAAAAGTTCAATATGAATTAAACCGTAGAAGACCTGGACAATCATCAATAGTTACTCAAAGAAATGAAATAGATAGAGTAAATTTTATATCTGGTATTTTTAATAAAAAAACTACAGGATCACCTATTGGATTTATTATTTATAATAAAGACCAAAAATCAGATGATTATAAACACATAAAAAATGTGTATAGACCCTCTCATTCTGATTTTACATATGAAAAAAAATATGGAATAAGAGATTATAGAGGAGGAGGGAGATCTTCTGCTAGAGAAACAATTTGTAGAGTAGTAGCTGGATCTATAGCTAAACAGATAATTAAAGATATTAAAATTATAGCTTATGTTTCTTCTGTTGGAAATATTTCTTTAGATAAATCTTATCAAGATCTAAATCTATCTGAAAAAATTATAGAAAGTAATTCTATAAGATGTCCAGATCTACATTATGCAAAAAAAATGATATCAGAAATTGAAAAAATAAAAAGTAAAGGAGATACAATAGGAGGTATTATTACTTGTGTAATAAAAAATGTTCCAGTAGGAATAGGTGAACCTGTTTTTAGTAAATTACACGCAGAGTTATCAAGAGCAATGCTTTCAATTAATGCAGTAAAAGGATTTGAATATGGTAGTGGATTTTATGGAACAAAATTAACTGGATCACAACATAATGATTTATTTGAACAAAATGAAAAAACTAAAACAAATTTATCAGGAGGAATTCAAGGTGGTATATCAAATGGAATGGATATTTATTTTAGAATAGCTTTAAAACCTGTAGCTACGATAATGCAGGAACAAAAAACTATAGATAAAAATGGAAATATTGTGTATATGAAAGGAAAAGGGAGGCATGATCCTTGTGTTCTTCCACGTGCAGTTCCTATTGTTGAATCTATGGTAGCTTTAGTATTAGTAGATTATTTTATGTATAATAAGTTATCTAAATATTCTTCAATTATAAAATAATTGAAAAGGAAATTTATTGTTTCTATTTTGGGGCCAACATGTGTTGGTAAAACAGATATAGCTATTTCATTAGCAAAAAAATTTAATACTGAAATTTTATCTTGTGATTCTAGACAATTTTATAAAGAAATAAGAATAGGAACATCAATGCCTAGTGATAAACAATTATCAGATATAACTCATCATTTTATAGGACATTTAAGTATTCATCAAAATTATAACGCAAAATTATTTGAGATAGATTTCTTAAAAAGAATTAAAAAATTATTTTATATACATGATATATTAATTATGGTAGGTGGATCTAGTTTATATGAAAAAGCAGCAACGGAAGGATTATCTAAAATCCCTAAAGTAGATATGAAAATAAGAAAAAATTTAATTTTTAATTTTAAAAAAAAAGGAATCACTTTTTTGCAAAATGAATTTAAAAAATTCCAAATTAAAGAAAAATCTATAGATATCAATAATCCGATACGTTTAATAAGATTTTTAGAAATAATAAAATCAACAGGACATCCTCCATCATTTTTTTTTAAAGAAAAAACATGCAAAAATAGAAATTTTTCTGTACTAAAAATAGGTTTAATTAAATCAAGACATGATATATACTCTGATATAAATAATAGAGTAGAAAAAATGATAGAAATAGGTTTATTGGAAGAAGCTAAACTATTATATAAATATAAGAATTTAAACAGTTTACAAACTATTGGTTATAAAGAAATATATAACTCTTTTCATAAAAAAGAAAATGAAATTATAGAAGAAATAAAAAAAAATACCAGAAAATATGCAAAAAGACAGCTTTCTTGGTATAGAAGAGATAAGAACATTACTTGGTTTAATCCTTTGGATAAAAATAAAATAATATCATTTATTATAAATAAAACAATGGGCAATACTGGATTTGAACCAGTGACCCCCTGCTTGTAAAACAGATGCTCTAAACCAAACTGAGCTAATTGCCCTAATAATACATATCAAATGTAAGTAAAAATTTTATAAATGATATGAAAGAATTTCAGAAACAACAAAAGTACTTCCACTAATTAAAATTAAATCATTTTTATTTGATTTTTCTATAGCATATAAATAAGCATATTTTACGGAAGTAAAATAATTTATATTTTTTTGATTTTTAAAAACTCTATCAGCTAATATTTTTAGATCATAAATC from Blattabacterium cuenoti encodes:
- the miaA gene encoding tRNA (adenosine(37)-N6)-dimethylallyltransferase MiaA: MGPTCVGKTDIAISLAKKFNTEILSCDSRQFYKEIRIGTSMPSDKQLSDITHHFIGHLSIHQNYNAKLFEIDFLKRIKKLFYIHDILIMVGGSSLYEKAATEGLSKIPKVDMKIRKNLIFNFKKKGITFLQNEFKKFQIKEKSIDINNPIRLIRFLEIIKSTGHPPSFFFKEKTCKNRNFSVLKIGLIKSRHDIYSDINNRVEKMIEIGLLEEAKLLYKYKNLNSLQTIGYKEIYNSFHKKENEIIEEIKKNTRKYAKRQLSWYRRDKNITWFNPLDKNKIISFIINKTMGNTGFEPVTPCL
- the aroC gene encoding chorismate synthase codes for the protein MAGNTFGSLFKVSTFGESHGKALGGIIDGCPAGVELNIEKVQYELNRRRPGQSSIVTQRNEIDRVNFISGIFNKKTTGSPIGFIIYNKDQKSDDYKHIKNVYRPSHSDFTYEKKYGIRDYRGGGRSSARETICRVVAGSIAKQIIKDIKIIAYVSSVGNISLDKSYQDLNLSEKIIESNSIRCPDLHYAKKMISEIEKIKSKGDTIGGIITCVIKNVPVGIGEPVFSKLHAELSRAMLSINAVKGFEYGSGFYGTKLTGSQHNDLFEQNEKTKTNLSGGIQGGISNGMDIYFRIALKPVATIMQEQKTIDKNGNIVYMKGKGRHDPCVLPRAVPIVESMVALVLVDYFMYNKLSKYSSIIK
- a CDS encoding DEAD/DEAH box helicase, with the translated sequence MKTFKEYNFFDKKIIQNLEKIGFKYPTPIQEKVIPFLLKSEKDVIALSQTGTGKTAAFGLPIIQKINIKIPFPQALVLCPTRELCIQITRDISRFSQHNPLIKIISLYGGVSIDIQIKSLKKENHIIVGTPGRLVDLLIKRKKLNFDKIKYLVLDEADEMLNMGFKEELDIIIKKLPKKRQSLLFSATMSKYMNEIARNYLKSPIEEIITGKKNIASENVKHIYYTVDSKNKKYLVLKRIVDINPNIYGIIFCSTKKETQEIAGYLIKDGYHADALHGDLSQLQRESVMNKFRNKNLQFIVATDVASRGLDINNITHIINYSIPKESEIYVHRSGRTGRAGNQGISVCIIHSREYKNLKEFEKKIGKYFNRVMIPTGKEICEKQLLHFIEKVKKVVIDEISMKKFLPEIQKELELFNKEELIKRFSWIEFNRFITYYKDSKDEAPIKINHHRFNNLPYRKTSHLKSKKEYFSKLFLNIGYKDNLTKLGLINLINKAVNHSRINIGHIEISSNFSLFEVEKRYRNKILIGISRINHFGKPISIEIKN